Proteins from one Salinispora arenicola genomic window:
- a CDS encoding flavin monoamine oxidase family protein has translation MVAALRNSGGSDSAINGQKRVTVIGAGIAGLVTAYELERLGHRVEIIEASPDVGGRIDTHRFAVDGRPGPFAELGAMRIPAGHRLTRHYIAELGLQDQVHRFQTLFSDDHAYLPSSGGYVRVGDAHETLVKEFVAGLPNRQYRENTLLFGAWLDATIRAVAPRQFYDGMHNEIGAELLDLIDGIDLTPYRCGSSGNRIDLHAFYADHPLIRSLCPPHLERFLDDVLDETGSNIIRLRSGMDMLPRRLAAQIRGPISTGREVVGIEIQQDSVLLHVRHGAKTIATSCDYVVCTIPFTVLRAMRLVGFDQDKLDIVHQTKYWPATKVALHCREAFWKKDGISGGASFTGQHVRQTYYPPVDGDPALGAVLLASYSIGPDAEALGRLSEAERNALIIRELSEMHPELRAPGMILGVASRAWGRHRWSLGAATVRWGQGAALRESERREAVRPQRRLFFAGEHCSSKPAWIEGAIESAIDAAHEIEWHELRADREFATTRSSRLGKLA, from the coding sequence GTGGTGGCAGCCTTGCGAAACAGTGGCGGGTCAGATTCCGCCATCAATGGGCAGAAGCGGGTCACTGTGATCGGCGCGGGCATCGCCGGGCTGGTGACGGCTTACGAGCTGGAACGTCTCGGACACCGTGTCGAGATTATCGAGGCGAGCCCGGATGTCGGTGGCCGAATCGACACGCACCGGTTCGCCGTCGACGGCCGGCCCGGTCCCTTCGCCGAACTCGGTGCGATGCGGATCCCCGCAGGGCATAGGCTGACCAGGCACTACATCGCCGAGCTCGGTCTCCAGGACCAGGTTCATCGGTTTCAGACGCTCTTCTCCGATGACCACGCCTACCTGCCCAGTTCAGGTGGGTACGTCCGGGTCGGTGACGCGCACGAAACGCTGGTCAAGGAGTTTGTCGCTGGGCTGCCGAACCGGCAGTACCGGGAGAACACCCTGCTCTTTGGTGCCTGGCTGGATGCCACCATCAGGGCTGTCGCTCCGCGTCAGTTCTACGACGGAATGCACAACGAGATCGGTGCGGAGCTCCTCGACCTCATCGATGGCATCGATCTGACACCGTACCGGTGCGGGAGCTCGGGCAACCGGATCGACCTGCACGCCTTCTACGCTGACCACCCGTTGATCCGGTCGCTCTGCCCGCCGCACCTGGAACGGTTCCTCGACGACGTACTCGACGAGACCGGTTCCAACATCATCCGACTGAGATCCGGGATGGACATGTTGCCGCGGCGGCTCGCCGCCCAGATCCGCGGACCGATCTCGACCGGCCGCGAGGTGGTGGGCATCGAGATCCAACAGGACTCTGTGCTCCTCCACGTCCGGCACGGTGCGAAGACCATCGCGACGAGCTGCGACTATGTGGTGTGCACCATTCCGTTCACGGTGCTCAGGGCAATGCGGTTGGTGGGATTCGACCAGGACAAGCTCGACATCGTCCACCAGACGAAGTACTGGCCGGCGACAAAGGTCGCCCTGCACTGCCGCGAAGCGTTCTGGAAGAAGGACGGGATCAGCGGTGGTGCCTCCTTCACCGGCCAGCACGTACGGCAGACCTACTACCCGCCCGTCGACGGTGATCCGGCACTCGGGGCCGTACTGCTCGCCAGCTACAGCATCGGGCCCGACGCGGAGGCACTCGGCCGCCTGAGCGAGGCGGAGCGAAACGCGCTGATCATCAGGGAACTGAGCGAGATGCACCCCGAACTGCGTGCACCCGGCATGATCCTCGGCGTGGCGAGTCGGGCCTGGGGCCGGCACCGGTGGTCGCTCGGGGCCGCCACCGTTCGATGGGGACAGGGGGCCGCACTCCGCGAATCGGAGCGGCGAGAGGCGGTGCGGCCGCAGCGGCGACTGTTCTTCGCGGGTGAACACTGTTCGTCGAAGCCCGCCTGGATCGAGGGTGCGATCGAATCGGCCATCGATGCCGCCCACGAGATCGAATGGCATGAGCTCCGAGCCGACCGTGAGTTCGCCACCACCCGGTCGAGCCGCCTGGGGAAACTGGCATGA
- a CDS encoding glycosyltransferase, with translation MNRSLTEAMLMRVLIATTPAPGHVVSMVDVAGELTRRGHEVRWYTGRAFQEQVEQAGARFEPMSEALDFGGRSREEAFPSHAGLTGLASFKIGVRDIFYHTAPGQLDDLLRVLERFPADCILADDMCYGACFASERTGLPMAWLSNSIYILGSRDTAPLGLGLQPSSSPLGRARNALLRFLGDHVSMRDLRREADRTRASVNLPRLRTRAMENITRPPDLYLVSTVPSFEFSRSDLLPGTHFIGGLFGLPPERFEPPSWWQELDGDKPVVLITQGTTANDVDRLLVPAVRALAREDLLVVVTTGSDLDVDLLRPLPGNVRLERFVSYHHLLPRVDVMLTNGGYNGVNAALAHGVPLVAAPATEENPDVAARIAWSGAGVVLARRAVSEANLRNAVVTVLHDERYRQRAHVLSREHQRYDAPRRAAELIEAMAESQGRVPTGGPTQ, from the coding sequence GTGAACCGAAGCCTGACGGAGGCGATGTTGATGCGAGTGTTGATCGCTACCACACCGGCACCCGGACACGTCGTCAGCATGGTGGATGTGGCGGGCGAACTGACTCGGCGTGGACATGAGGTGCGGTGGTACACCGGCCGTGCCTTTCAGGAGCAGGTCGAGCAGGCCGGGGCGCGCTTCGAGCCGATGAGTGAGGCACTCGACTTCGGCGGCAGGAGTCGGGAGGAGGCGTTTCCCAGCCACGCCGGGCTGACCGGCCTCGCCAGTTTCAAGATCGGCGTGCGTGACATCTTCTACCACACGGCGCCCGGCCAGCTCGACGACCTACTTCGCGTGCTCGAACGCTTTCCCGCCGACTGCATCCTCGCCGATGACATGTGTTATGGCGCGTGTTTCGCGAGCGAGCGTACCGGCCTGCCGATGGCCTGGCTGAGCAATTCGATCTACATCCTGGGCAGTAGGGATACCGCACCGCTCGGGTTGGGGCTGCAACCGAGTTCGTCGCCGCTGGGACGGGCCCGTAACGCTCTGCTGCGATTCCTCGGTGACCATGTGTCCATGCGAGACCTACGCCGGGAGGCCGACCGCACGCGAGCCTCGGTGAACCTGCCGCGGCTGAGGACACGGGCCATGGAGAACATCACGCGCCCCCCAGACCTGTACCTGGTGAGCACCGTGCCGTCCTTCGAGTTCTCCCGCAGCGATCTCCTACCAGGCACGCACTTCATCGGCGGTCTCTTCGGACTTCCCCCGGAGCGGTTCGAGCCGCCCAGTTGGTGGCAGGAGTTGGATGGAGACAAGCCGGTGGTGCTCATCACCCAGGGCACCACCGCCAACGACGTCGACCGGCTACTCGTTCCCGCAGTCCGGGCGCTGGCCCGCGAGGACCTGCTCGTCGTGGTGACCACGGGAAGCGACCTGGATGTCGACCTGCTACGGCCGCTACCCGGCAACGTCCGGTTGGAGCGGTTCGTTTCCTATCACCATCTGTTGCCCCGCGTGGACGTGATGCTGACCAACGGCGGCTACAACGGTGTCAACGCCGCCCTCGCCCATGGCGTACCCCTGGTCGCCGCTCCGGCGACCGAGGAGAATCCCGACGTCGCGGCCCGGATCGCGTGGTCCGGAGCGGGCGTCGTTCTCGCCCGGCGCGCGGTGTCAGAGGCCAACCTGCGTAACGCCGTAGTCACCGTTCTGCACGACGAGCGCTACCGGCAACGGGCACACGTGCTGTCCCGCGAGCACCAGCGCTACGACGCCCCGCGACGAGCCGCCGAGCTCATCGAGGCCATGGCCGAATCCCAGGGCCGAGTCCCTACCGGAGGTCCCACCCAATGA
- a CDS encoding cytochrome P450, translated as MSTTTNTELTEAPETNMPVDPGLFDCMPDLIAAARVAPVVRIPYLGRHAWVVCDRELVKQALTHPKMGKDIALVPEWMRQPGLMVTAQPDPEYARAMIMSDGENHARIRRIHAPVLSPRNTERWGERVADKVEGFLDELSRAGSGGSTEVNVVTNYTHKIPLAFISEMLGLPPEAEHRLRGITDIMLYSSDYAARREAIGGLFGAVEDWVRNPADLRDGVITGLLAASDGPDAAVTEGEVIVWTLGMIITGYETTGSLISTSLYEAIRRPPHERPKTDEDITAWIEETLRVHPPFPHPTWRFPLEDIELGGYLIPKGAPVQVSIAAANRKPGEGADSFDAERRGHGHLSFGLGMHYCIGAPLVRLEAQIAVRGFLRRFPQARLSAETAVQWESEWMIRRMSVLPAVLS; from the coding sequence ATGAGTACCACCACGAACACCGAATTGACCGAAGCCCCGGAGACGAACATGCCGGTCGACCCAGGGCTGTTCGACTGCATGCCGGATCTGATCGCGGCCGCCCGGGTCGCGCCGGTCGTACGAATTCCCTACCTGGGTAGGCATGCGTGGGTCGTGTGCGACCGCGAGCTGGTGAAGCAGGCGCTCACGCACCCCAAGATGGGAAAGGACATCGCCCTTGTCCCAGAGTGGATGCGCCAGCCGGGACTGATGGTGACAGCACAGCCGGACCCGGAGTACGCGCGGGCGATGATCATGAGTGACGGTGAGAACCACGCCCGGATCCGACGGATCCACGCGCCGGTACTGAGCCCACGTAACACCGAGCGATGGGGCGAGCGGGTCGCCGACAAGGTCGAGGGATTCCTCGACGAGCTCAGCCGGGCGGGTTCAGGCGGCAGCACCGAGGTCAACGTGGTCACGAACTACACCCACAAGATCCCGCTGGCGTTCATCTCCGAGATGCTCGGCCTGCCCCCGGAGGCGGAGCACCGGCTACGCGGCATCACTGACATCATGCTGTACTCATCCGACTACGCTGCCCGCCGGGAGGCGATCGGAGGGCTGTTCGGGGCGGTCGAGGACTGGGTGCGCAACCCGGCCGACCTGCGCGACGGTGTGATCACCGGGCTACTGGCCGCCTCTGATGGGCCGGATGCCGCGGTCACCGAGGGCGAGGTCATCGTCTGGACCCTAGGCATGATCATCACGGGCTACGAAACCACGGGGAGTCTGATCTCCACTTCGCTGTACGAGGCCATCCGCCGACCACCGCACGAGCGACCGAAAACTGACGAGGACATCACGGCTTGGATCGAGGAAACCCTGCGGGTGCACCCGCCGTTTCCGCACCCGACCTGGCGCTTTCCCTTGGAGGACATTGAGCTTGGCGGCTACCTGATCCCCAAGGGTGCCCCCGTGCAGGTCAGCATCGCGGCGGCGAATCGGAAGCCGGGCGAGGGTGCCGACAGCTTTGATGCGGAGCGACGGGGGCACGGCCACCTGTCCTTCGGGCTCGGCATGCACTACTGCATCGGCGCCCCACTGGTCCGGCTCGAGGCGCAGATTGCGGTGCGTGGCTTCCTGCGACGGTTCCCGCAGGCCCGGTTGAGCGCCGAGACCGCCGTCCAGTGGGAGTCAGAGTGGATGATCCGCCGGATGAGCGTCCTGCCCGCCGTGCTCTCCTGA